In Aegilops tauschii subsp. strangulata cultivar AL8/78 chromosome 3, Aet v6.0, whole genome shotgun sequence, one genomic interval encodes:
- the LOC109786868 gene encoding uncharacterized protein — protein sequence MAGSSWMMLDRFVFHRDDEEEGSPFLDDSKAPLRASSRTSLCSKFDILFLPAKPPAISRFYMRWPDGTKSENAKGTELVAAHSDLVLFRQTSFGRLGEDGLLPIIQDHFICVASCETKPSLQLRRLPVCNKPMIFPFGEEEDKAVAEQRLFFPHTVGLIRGHGKSVEAEFAVAQLAMVSEIPGTLKMEAEVCVFRSLVSGNDGDGKWDVRKIPIGHKEDEHKELYYWSTDAVITFNSYICWINYYRGGMLAYDVLEEKPNILYLRLPIVDRPRSSAQGKAFYEVNRSVCPTMEMSKKGRNNSVLKFTDVIRSDGEPFGPLGKGSSFTIHSYTLSSLDGSWDEHVAITSEALWALNRRIGLPRDILMFPLVSMLNSNIAYFLVSESAEEENSKLSLVTIQLSTKKVLAVDPYISREEGSPSGPDADMIEEKSHLLRSFISSRFPTYLTQAPADVMRLVSRLTIEMVEEEDF from the coding sequence ATGGCTGGATCCAGCTGGATGATGCTCGACCGCTTTGTCTTCCACAGGGATGACGAGGAAGAGGGCAGTCCCTTCCTAGACGATTCCAAGGCGCCTTTGAGGGCAAGTTCGCGCACCTCTCTTTGCAGCAAGTTTGACATCCTCTTCCTCCCTGCCAAGCCCCCGGCCATCTCCCGCTTCTACATGCGGTGGCCTGACGGTACAAAGTCGGAGAATGCCAAGGGAACCGAGCTCGTGGCCGCCCACAGTGATCTGGTTCTCTTCAGGCAAACTTCTTTTGGAAGATTGGGCGAGGACGGTCTCTTACCGATCATACAAGACCACTTTATCTGTGTAGCGTCGTGTGAGACTAAGCCGTCCCTGCAGCTCAGACGGCTCCCTGTCTGCAACAAGCCAATGATCTTCCCTTTTGGAGAGGAAGAGGACAAGGCAGTGGCTGAGCAGCGTCTGTTCTTCCCGCACACTGTAGGACTCATCCGAGGCCATGGCAAAAGCGTTGAAGCGGAATTTGCAGTGGCGCAGCTGGCTATGGTCAGCGAAATACCTGGCACGCTCAAGATGGAAGCAGAAGTTTGTGTGTTCCGCTCACTTGTATCTGGTAATGATGGGGATGGCAAATGGGATGTGAGGAAGATACCAATCGGCCATAAGGAGGATGAGCATAAGGAGTTATACTATTGGTCAACTGATGCTGTCATCACATTCAACTCTTACATTTGTTGGATCAACTATTACAGAGGCGGTATGCTAGCTTATGATGTACTTGAAGAAAAGCCCAATATCTTATACCTCAGATTGCCTATTGTTGACCGTCCTAGAAGTTCAGCTCAAGGCAAAGCATTCTATGAGGTGAACCGCAGTGTGTGCCCCACGATGGAGATGAGCAAAAAGGGCAGAAATAACTCTGTTCTCAAATTCACTGATGTTATCCGCTCTGATGGGGAGCCGTTTGGGCCACTTGGGAAAGGTTCTAGTTTCACCATTCACTCCTATACTTTGTCCTCCTTAGATGGGTCATGGGATGAGCATGTGGCCATCACATCTGAAGCGCTGTGGGCTTTAAACAGACGTATAGGTCTGCCGCGTGATATCCTGATGTTCCCTCTTGTGAGCATGCTGAATTCCAACATCGCATACTTTTTGGTCTCAGAGTCTGCTGAAGAAGAAAACAGCAAGCTTTCTCTGGTCACAATTCAGTTAAGTACCAAGAAAGTGCTCGCAGTTGATCCATATATTTCAAGAGAAGAAGGCAGCCCCAGTGGCCCAGATGCTGACATGATTGAGGAAAAGTCTCATCTCCTAAGGAGTTTCATTTCCTCCAGGTTCCCCACGTACTTAACACAG